A window of the Ipomoea triloba cultivar NCNSP0323 chromosome 14, ASM357664v1 genome harbors these coding sequences:
- the LOC116004634 gene encoding serine/threonine-protein phosphatase 2A 65 kDa regulatory subunit A beta isoform: MAMADEPLYPIAVLIEELKNDDIQLRLNSVRRLSTIARALGEERTRKELIPFLSENNDDDDEVLLAMAEELAVFIPYVGGVEHAHVLLPPLETLCSVEETCVREKAVESLCRIGAQMREADLVDWFIPLVKRLAAGEWFTARVSACGLFHIAYASASEALKTELRSLYSQLCQDDMPMVRRSAATNLAKFAVSVEPAHLKTDIMSIFDDLTHDDQDSVRLLAVEGCGALGKLLEPQDCIGHILPVVVNFSQDKSWRVRYLVANQLYELCEAVGPEPTRTDLVPAYVRLLRDNEAEVRIAAAGKVTKFCRILSPELAIQHILPCVKELSSDSSQHVRSALASVIMGMAPILGKDATIEHLLPIFLSLLKDEFPDVRLNIISKLDQVNQVIGIDLLSQSLLPAIVELAEDRHWRVRLAIIEYIPLLASQLGIDFFDDKLGALCMQWLQDKVHSIRDAAANNLKRLAEEFGPEWAMQHIIPQVLDMVTNPHYLYRMTILRAISLLAPVMGSEITCSKLLPAIITASKDRVPNIKFNVAKVLQSLIPIVDQSVAEKIIRPCLIELAEDPDVDVRFYANQALQSIDKVMMSS; this comes from the exons ATGGCAATGGCTGACGAGCCACTGTACCCAATAGCTGTGTTGATAGAGGAGCTAAAGAATGATGACATTCAACTGCGGTTGAATTCTGTCCGGAGGCTATCTACTATAGCACGTGCACTTGGGGAGGAAAGAACTCGGAAGGAGTTAATCCCATTCCTGAGTGAGaacaatgatgatgatgatgaggtgTTGCTTGCAATGGCAGAGGAGTTAGCTGTGTTTATTCCTTATGTTGGAGGTGTGGAGCATGCTCATGTGTTGCTACCGCCCTTAGAGACACTTTGCTCAGTGGAGGAGACCTGTGTGAGAGAAAAGGCTGTGGAATCCTTGTGCAGAATTGGGGCTCAGATGCGGGAGGCTGATTTGGTTGATTGGTTTATTCCTCTTGTTAAG AGGCTGGCAGCTGGTGAATGGTTTACTGCCAGAGTGTCTGCATGTGGACTCTTTCATATTGCTTATGCAAGTGCCTCTGAGGCACTAAAGACAGAATTGCGGTCATTATACAGCCAGCTATGCCAGGATGATATGCCTATGGTAAGAAGGTCTGCTGCAACAAACCTGGCAAAGTTTGCTGTTAGTGTCGAACCTGCTCACCTCAAGACTGACATCATGTCAATATTTGATGATCTTACTCATGATG ATCAGGACTCTGTTCGCCTATTAGCTGTAGAGGGCTGTGGTGCTTTAGGCAAATTACTGGAGCCCCAAGATTGTATTGGCCATATCTTGCCTGTTGTGGTCAACTTCTCTCAG GATAAGTCTTGGCGTGTGCGGTATTTGGTTGCAAACCAGTTATATGAGCTATGTGAAGCTGTTGGGCCCGAACCAACAAG GACGGATTTGGTTCCTGCTTATGTACGCTTACTTCGAGATAATGAAGCGGAAGTACGTATAGCTGCTGCTGGGAAAGTCACCAAATTTTGTCGGATTCTTAGTCCTGAACTTGCTATTCAGCATATTCTTCCATGTGTGAAG gaatTGTCATCAGATTCTTCCCAGCATGTGCGATCTGCTTTGGCTTCTGTCATAATGGGAATGGCTCCTATTTTGGGGAAA GATGCAACCATTGAACATCTACTTCCAATATTTCTTTCTCTTCTGAAGGATGAATTTCCTGATGTACGACTTAACATTATTAGCAAGTTGGATCAAGTCAACCAG GTTATTGGAATTGATTTGTTATCCCAATCTCTACTACCGGCAATAGTTGAGCTTGCAGAGGACAGGCATTGGAGAGTTCGTCTTGCAATAATTGAATACATACCTTTGTTGGCTAGTCAACTGGGTATTGATTTTTTTGATGATAAGCTTGGAGCTCTTTGTATGCAGTGGCTGCAGGACAAG GTTCATTCAATAAGAGATGCTGCTGCTAATAACTTGAAGCGCCTAGCAGAAGAATTTGGTCCAGAATGGGCAATGCAGCACATCATTCCTCAG GTCTTGGATATGGTCACTAATCCCCATTATTTGTACCGAATGACAATTCTCCGTGCAATTTCATTGCTTGCACCTGTTATGGGCTCTGAGATAACATGTTCCAAATTGCTGCCTGCCATCATTACAGCATCTAAGGATAG AGTGCCCAACATCAAATTTAACGTAGCAAAGGTTTTACAGTCACTTATCCCCATTGTTGACCAATCA GTGGCAGAAAAAATCATTCGTCCCTGTTTGATAGAGTTGGCAGAGGATCCTGATGTCGATGTTCGCTTTTATGCCAATCAAGCACTTCAGTCAATTGATAAGGTCATGATGTCAAGCTAG
- the LOC116005027 gene encoding homologous-pairing protein 2 homolog, with amino-acid sequence MPPKSDSTEGIVLNFVNEQNRPLNVQNVADFLQKFNLKKTAVQKALDSLADSGKISFKEYGKQKIYIARQDQFDIPDNEELNRMKEENAKLQEMLDEQRREISEVEGEIKALQSNMTLEEIRARETNQRNEAEEMEKKLTKLREGVILVSPEERKAVEVLYTETINQWRRRKRMFKDIWDAITENSPKDIKEFKEELGIEYDEDVGVSLQSFADLMQQGKKRSRGQ; translated from the exons ATGCCTCCTAAATCGGATAGCACTGAAG GAATTGTGCTCAATTTCGTGAACGAG CAAAATAGACCTTTGAATGTTCAAAATGTGGCCGACTTTCTGCAAAAGTTTAACCTTAAGAAAACTGCAGTGCAAAAGGCACTGGACAGTCTTGCTGACAGTGGAAAAATATCATTCAAGGAGTATGGcaaacaaaagatatatattgcTCGGCAAGATCAGTTCGATATTCCAGATAATGAAGAGCTTAATAGAATGAAGGAAGAAAATGCCAAGCTGCAAGAGATGCTGGATGAACAAAGGAGAGAAATCAGTGAGGTTGAGGGAG AAATTAAAGCTTTGCAATCAAATATGACACTGGAAGAGATACGTGCTAGGGAAACCAACCAAAGAAACGAG GCTGAGGAGATGGAAAAGAAATTGACTAAATTGAGGGAAGGAGTCATCCTAGTAAGCCCAGAAGAGAGAAAAGCTGTGGAGGTATTGTATACTGAAACAATAAATCAGTGGAGAAGGCGTAAGAGAATGTTCAAAGATATCTGGGATGCTATTACTGAGAACTCACCCAAGGATATCAAGGAATTTAAG GAGGAACTTGGAATCGAGTATGATGAAGATGTTGGTGTCAGTTTGCAGTCTTTTGCTGATCTAATGCAACAAGGAAAGAAGCGTTCTAGGGGCCAGTAA
- the LOC116004869 gene encoding putative late blight resistance protein homolog R1B-14 — MGRIIEGSKNLKVISIVGMMGLGKTTLSNTLLNEYQLQYEFFTRFLIDVLKKNDTKEIFCEILKMLTNEENAYNKMLDEVQLVDKIKELLEGKKYFIVMDGVRTMQEWNSLKDAFPDNMRGSRVLVTTRNHEVAFCADSACNPHQLKFLTSDEIWGLLAKKVFGKEICSDESLGTLGRRIATKCNGIPRVAEVIADELCKNRTSDRWKHLADDPFAIIDHMNQECNPLIQLVYDKMNFQLRNCFLYLAAFPIGYEIIARKLIHLWIAEGFIQLLDGENSLNLECTAEEYLNDLIDRKLLTVSERSADGQIKKCSIHKTLHEFCKTEAAKKNVFHKMDTVELVANKYIPRRLSADSSALDFQELGSKVSTGHVRSFISSCSKEEEVLNEPVLAAIAKSFPLLRVMDVESLKFKSLPKELCFLHYLKYLALAVSTEPKFPPKLFNNLWEMQTLVLNSSQSSVEMEVETWSMPKLRHLYSNTPMQLSPPSTLRKNGSGSMDLQTLSNISPSSCTGEIFGLIPNLQKLGIRGNLGELMANNGGIELFDNLQKLSHLQKLKLHNSANDSLTGRLQSIPQHKKFPNRLRKLSLSNTSFGWKDMCVLGALDELQILKLKDNAFRGKSWELDDNIVFKQLQFLRIVKADLESWKTSKSCFPVLKTLIIKHCSSLEAVPSEFADVDSLKLLDLYCTTEMAANSARMIKERKRTHDNGNAESCGFKLCIYPEHY; from the coding sequence ATGGGTCGCATTATTGAAGGGtcaaagaatttgaaagtcatttCAATTGTGGGAATGATGGGGCTTGGTAAAACCACATTAAGCAACACATTGTTGAATGAATATCAGCTCCAATATGAGTTCTTTACTCGCTTTTTgattgatgttttgaaaaaaaatgatacaaaaGAAATATTTTGTGAGATTTTGAAGATGTTaacaaatgaagaaaatgcATATAACAAGATGCTGGATGAAGTTCAATTAGTGGATAAAATAAAAGAACTTTTGGAGGGTAAAAAGTATTTCATTGTAATGGATGGTGTACGGACGATGCAAGAATGGAATAGTTTGAAGGATGCTTTTCCCGACAATATGAGAGGCAGTAGAGTCTTGGTAACCACTCGAAACCATGAAGTGGCTTTTTGTGCGGATTCCGCTTGTAACCCTCATCAACTAAAATTTTTGACAAGTGATGAAATTTGGGGGTTGCTAGCGAAGAAAGTTTTTGGGAAGGAAATATGTAGTGATGAGTCGTTAGGAACTCTTGGTAGGCGCATAGCTACAAAATGCAATGGAATACCACGTGTAGCGGAGGTGATAGCAGATGAACTATGTAAAAATAGGACTTCTGACAGGTGGAAACATCTTGCAGATGATCCCTTTGCAATTATTGATCACATGAACCAAGAGTGCAACCCCCTCATACAATTGGTGTATGATAAAATGAATTTCCAGTTGAGAAATTGTTTCCTATACCTTGCAGCTTTTCCTATTGGATATGAGATTATTGCTCGAAAACTTATTCATTTGTGGATAGCTGAAGGGTTCATTCAGCTACTGGATGGTGAAAACAGCCTAAACTTGGAGTGTACAGCTGAGGAATATTTAAATGACCTCATTGATAGGAAACTGCTAACTGTGTCAGAAAGAAGTGCAGAcggtcaaataaaaaaatgcagCATTCATAAAACGTTGCATGAGTTTTGTAAAACTGAAGCTGCCAAAAAGAATGTTTTCCACAAAATGGATACAGTTGAACTTGTGGCAAACAAGTATATTCCCCGTCGCCTAAGTGCTGATTCCTCTGCTTTGGACTTCCAGGAACTGGGAAGCAAGGTATCTACTGGGCATGTTCGCTCTTTCATATCTTCTTGCTCCAAAGAAGAGGAGGTTTTGAATGAGCCTGTCTTGGCAGCCATTGCAAAATCCTTTCCTCTTCTTAGGGTAATGGATGTTGAATCCCTCAAGTTCAAATCATTGCCTAAAGAACTGTGTTTCCTTCATTATCTGAAGTACCTTGCACTTGCAGTATCAACTGAACCGAAATTCCCACCTAAGCTTTTCAATAATCTTTGGGAGATGCAGACTCTTGTGTTAAACTCATCACAAAGTAGTGTTGAAATGGAAGTGGAAACATGGAGCATGCCTAAACTAAGGCATTTGTACAGCAACACTCCTATGCAACTGTCCCCTCCTAGTACATTAAGAAAGAACGGCTCAGGAAGTATGGACTTACAGACACTTTCTAACATATCACCTTCAAGCTGCACTGGGGAAATTTTTGGGTTGATTCCAAATCTTCAAAAGTTGGGAATTCGGGGGAACTTAGGTGAGCTTATGGCGAATAATGGAGGAATTGAATTGTTTGACAATCTTCAGAAGCTCTCTCACCTTCAAAAATTGAAGTTGCATAACAGTGCCAATGACAGCCTAACTGGCAGACTGCAGAGCATTCCCCAGCACAAAAAATTTCCAAACAGGCTGAGAAAGTTGAGTTTGTCAAACACATCGTTTGGGTGGAAAGACATGTGTGTATTGGGGGCACTGGATGAGTTGCAAATCCTCAAGCTGAAGGATAATGCATTCAGGGGGAAGTCTTGGGAACTCGACGACAACATTGTTTTCAAACAACTACAATTCTTGCGCATTGTCAAGGCTGATTTAGAATCTTGGAAGACTTCCAAGAGTTGCTTTCCGGTTCTGAAAACGCTCATCATCAAGCATTGCTCATCCCTCGAAGCAGTCCCATCCGAATTTGCTGATGTAGACAGCCTTAAGCTCTTAGATTTATATTGCACAACTGAAATGGCTGCAAATTCAGCCAGGATGATAAAAGAGAGAAAGCGAACACATGACAATGGAAATGCAGAGAGCTGTGGATTTAAGCTCTGCATCTATCCTGAGCATTATTGA